In Phoenix dactylifera cultivar Barhee BC4 unplaced genomic scaffold, palm_55x_up_171113_PBpolish2nd_filt_p 000320F, whole genome shotgun sequence, one genomic interval encodes:
- the LOC103698010 gene encoding cellulose synthase-like protein E6 isoform X1, producing the protein MGESYEALFETKQAKGRFAYRLFAFSMLAGICSIWFYRATHAPGWGEQGRWAWMGIFAAELWFGFYWIITQSVRWNPIYRFTHTEKLSQRDEAELPNVDIFVCTADTIVEPPILVISTVLSAMAYNYPHEKLSVYLSDDAGSVLTFYALWEASRFAKHWLPFCKKYNVEPRSPAAYFSKLGNPRNACIPNEWSSMKNLYEEMADRIDSVVMLGKIPKELKENKGFSEWSSGMTSRNHPPIVQILIDERDQYSIDSDGNALPTLVYMAREKRPQHHHYFKAGAMNALIRASSEISNSPIILNLDCDMYSNNSESIRHALCFFLDEEKGQDIGFVQYPQLFDNVTKNDLYGYSFNVATKVVFPGFDNWGGPWYAGTGCFHRREILCGRKYSKDYKEDWKRGIERKTAKSACILEERAKSLITCTYEHNTQWGQEIGLKYDCPVEDVITGLLIQCRGWKSVYFSPSRKAFLGVAPTTLAQSLVQWKRGSEGNFQIFLSKYCPFILGRGKIKLGLQMAYCVYGLWAPSSLPTLYYLVIPSLCLLKGISLFPKITSPWFLSFAYVTIGKHVYGLVESLQCGNTLAGWWNFQRMWILSRTTSFLYGFTSTILNLLRISKMGFAITAKVSDGDASKRYEQDVLELGSSSSMFVIIGAVAMLNLLCLVGGLQRLVVDGGIMGLEPLFIQILLCGLVVAIHLPIYEALFIRKDKGSLPLTVTFLSLGSAVLVSLLTMV; encoded by the exons atgggagagAGTTATGAAGCTCTCTTTGAAACAAAGCAAGCCAAAGGTAGGTTTGCTTACAGGTTGTTTGCATTCTCGATGTTGGCGGGCATTTGTTCGATTTGGTTCTATAGAGCGACTCATGCTCCGGGATGGGGAGAACAAGGGAGATGGGCATGGATGGGGATATTTGCAGCCGAGCTTTGGTTCGGCTTCTACTGGATCATCACTCAGTCGGTGCGCTGGAACCCCATCTATCGTTTCACTCACACCGAAAAGCTCTCTCAGAG AGATGAAGCTGAGTTGCCAAATGTGGATATATTCGTGTGCACTGCGGACACTATTGTAGAGCCACCCATCCTGGTCATCTCCACTGTTCTCTCAGCCATGGCATACAATTACCCTCATGAGAAGCTAAGTGTCTATCTCTCTGATGATGCTGGGTCTGTTCTGACTTTCTATGCCCTTTGGGAAGCATCTCGCTTTGCAAAGCATTGGCTTCCATTTTGCAAGAAATATAATGTGGAGCCACGGTCACCAGCCGCCTATTTTTCCAAATTAGGCAACCCCCGCAATGCATGCATCCCAAATGAATGGTCTTCGATGAAG AATCTATATGAAGAGATGGCAGATCGCATCGATTCAGTGGTAATGCTAGGCAAGATCCCTAAAGAACTCAAAGAAAATAAAGGATTTTCTGAATGGAGCTCAGGGATGACTTCACGAAACCATCCACCCATCGTTCAG ATCTTAATTGATGAGAGAGACCAATATTCAATAGACAGCGATGGAAATGCATTACCAACCTTGGTGTACATGGCACGAGAGAAGAGACCTCAACATCATCATTACTTCAAAGCAGGGGCTATGAACGCATTG ATAAGGGCGTCATCAGAGATAAGCAACAGCCCTATCATCCTCAATTTGGACTGCGACATGTACTCGAATAACTCGGAATCCATCAGACATGCATTATGCTTCTTCCTAGATGAAGAGAAGGGTCAGGACATTGGCTTTGTTCAATATCCCCAGCTCTTTGATAATGTCACCAAGAATGATCTTTATGGCTATTCCTTCAATGTGGCCACTAAG GTGGTGTTCCCTGGCTTTGATAATTGGGGAGGGCCATGGTATGCCGGCACTGGATGCTTCCACAGAAGAGAGATCCTTTGCGGGAGGAAGTATAGCAAGGATTACAAGGAAGATTGGAAGAGAGGCATTGAGAGAAAAACGGCTAAAAGTGCTTGCATACTGGAAGAGAGAGCAAAGTCTCTTATTACCTGCACCTATGAGCACAACACCCAATGGGGACAGGAG ATTGGGCTGAAGTATGACTGTCCTGTGGAGGATGTCATCACAGGCCTATTAATTCAATGTAGGGGGTGGAAGTCCGTCTATTTCAGTCCTTCAAGAAAAGCCTTTTTAGGTGTTGCTCCCACGACACTGGCACAATCGCTGGTGCAGTGGAAAAGAGGGAGCGAGGGGAATTTCCAAATCTTTCTTTCCAAGTACTGCCCCTTCATACTTGGTCGTGGCAAAATCAAGCTTGGACTTCAGATGGCCTATTGCGTTTATGGCTTGTGGGCTCCAAGCTCACTCCCTACACTCTATTACCTTGTGATTCCTTCCCTTTGCCTCCTCAAAGGCATATCCTTATTTCCAAAG ATCACGAGCCCTTGGTTCCTGTCCTTTGCCTATGTCACCATTGGGAAGCATGTGTATGGGCTCGTCGAATCACTGCAATGTGGTAACACATTGGCTGGGTGGTGGAACTTTCAGAGGATGTGGATATTGAGCAGGACCACCTCATTCCTCTATGGCTTCACTTCTACCATCTTAAATTTGCTGCGGATTTCTAAGATGGGGTTCGCAATCACAGCAAAGGTTTCTGATGGCGATGCCTCTAAAAGATACGAGCAGGATGTCTTGGAATTGGGGTCATCGTCCTCAATGTTTGTTATCATAGGAGCAGTCGCAATGCTGAATCTTCTTTGCTTGGTGGGAGGACTCCAAAGGCTGGTGGTAGATGGAGGAATTATGGGTCTTGAGCCATTATTCATTCAAATTCTTCTCTGCGGGCTGGTGGTGGCcatccatttgcccatttatgaAGCTCTTTTCATACGAAAGGATAAAGGCAGCTTACCCCTCACTGTCACATTTCTCTCCCTTGGTTCTGCGGTGTTGGTGTCTCTGCTAACTATGGTATAA
- the LOC103698010 gene encoding cellulose synthase-like protein E6 isoform X2, which produces MGRTREMGMDGDICSRALVRLLLDHHSVGALEPHLSFHSHRKALSENLYEEMADRIDSVVMLGKIPKELKENKGFSEWSSGMTSRNHPPIVQILIDERDQYSIDSDGNALPTLVYMAREKRPQHHHYFKAGAMNALIRASSEISNSPIILNLDCDMYSNNSESIRHALCFFLDEEKGQDIGFVQYPQLFDNVTKNDLYGYSFNVATKVVFPGFDNWGGPWYAGTGCFHRREILCGRKYSKDYKEDWKRGIERKTAKSACILEERAKSLITCTYEHNTQWGQEIGLKYDCPVEDVITGLLIQCRGWKSVYFSPSRKAFLGVAPTTLAQSLVQWKRGSEGNFQIFLSKYCPFILGRGKIKLGLQMAYCVYGLWAPSSLPTLYYLVIPSLCLLKGISLFPKITSPWFLSFAYVTIGKHVYGLVESLQCGNTLAGWWNFQRMWILSRTTSFLYGFTSTILNLLRISKMGFAITAKVSDGDASKRYEQDVLELGSSSSMFVIIGAVAMLNLLCLVGGLQRLVVDGGIMGLEPLFIQILLCGLVVAIHLPIYEALFIRKDKGSLPLTVTFLSLGSAVLVSLLTMV; this is translated from the exons ATGGGGAGAACAAGGGAGATGGGCATGGATGGGGATATTTGCAGCCGAGCTTTGGTTCGGCTTCTACTGGATCATCACTCAGTCGGTGCGCTGGAACCCCATCTATCGTTTCACTCACACCGAAAAGCTCTCTCAGAG AATCTATATGAAGAGATGGCAGATCGCATCGATTCAGTGGTAATGCTAGGCAAGATCCCTAAAGAACTCAAAGAAAATAAAGGATTTTCTGAATGGAGCTCAGGGATGACTTCACGAAACCATCCACCCATCGTTCAG ATCTTAATTGATGAGAGAGACCAATATTCAATAGACAGCGATGGAAATGCATTACCAACCTTGGTGTACATGGCACGAGAGAAGAGACCTCAACATCATCATTACTTCAAAGCAGGGGCTATGAACGCATTG ATAAGGGCGTCATCAGAGATAAGCAACAGCCCTATCATCCTCAATTTGGACTGCGACATGTACTCGAATAACTCGGAATCCATCAGACATGCATTATGCTTCTTCCTAGATGAAGAGAAGGGTCAGGACATTGGCTTTGTTCAATATCCCCAGCTCTTTGATAATGTCACCAAGAATGATCTTTATGGCTATTCCTTCAATGTGGCCACTAAG GTGGTGTTCCCTGGCTTTGATAATTGGGGAGGGCCATGGTATGCCGGCACTGGATGCTTCCACAGAAGAGAGATCCTTTGCGGGAGGAAGTATAGCAAGGATTACAAGGAAGATTGGAAGAGAGGCATTGAGAGAAAAACGGCTAAAAGTGCTTGCATACTGGAAGAGAGAGCAAAGTCTCTTATTACCTGCACCTATGAGCACAACACCCAATGGGGACAGGAG ATTGGGCTGAAGTATGACTGTCCTGTGGAGGATGTCATCACAGGCCTATTAATTCAATGTAGGGGGTGGAAGTCCGTCTATTTCAGTCCTTCAAGAAAAGCCTTTTTAGGTGTTGCTCCCACGACACTGGCACAATCGCTGGTGCAGTGGAAAAGAGGGAGCGAGGGGAATTTCCAAATCTTTCTTTCCAAGTACTGCCCCTTCATACTTGGTCGTGGCAAAATCAAGCTTGGACTTCAGATGGCCTATTGCGTTTATGGCTTGTGGGCTCCAAGCTCACTCCCTACACTCTATTACCTTGTGATTCCTTCCCTTTGCCTCCTCAAAGGCATATCCTTATTTCCAAAG ATCACGAGCCCTTGGTTCCTGTCCTTTGCCTATGTCACCATTGGGAAGCATGTGTATGGGCTCGTCGAATCACTGCAATGTGGTAACACATTGGCTGGGTGGTGGAACTTTCAGAGGATGTGGATATTGAGCAGGACCACCTCATTCCTCTATGGCTTCACTTCTACCATCTTAAATTTGCTGCGGATTTCTAAGATGGGGTTCGCAATCACAGCAAAGGTTTCTGATGGCGATGCCTCTAAAAGATACGAGCAGGATGTCTTGGAATTGGGGTCATCGTCCTCAATGTTTGTTATCATAGGAGCAGTCGCAATGCTGAATCTTCTTTGCTTGGTGGGAGGACTCCAAAGGCTGGTGGTAGATGGAGGAATTATGGGTCTTGAGCCATTATTCATTCAAATTCTTCTCTGCGGGCTGGTGGTGGCcatccatttgcccatttatgaAGCTCTTTTCATACGAAAGGATAAAGGCAGCTTACCCCTCACTGTCACATTTCTCTCCCTTGGTTCTGCGGTGTTGGTGTCTCTGCTAACTATGGTATAA